The sequence GAAGGCGGGCGTCAGCTGGTGGGGCGCCCGCACGTCGGCCTCGCTGTTCAGCACGTGCGCGATCTTGCTGGGATACTCCTGGTGCACGCACGCGAGGGCGAGGTTGGCGAAGCGCGCCGCGGAGGCCGCGGTGAAATCACCGCGGGCCGCCGTCCGCTCGACCGCCGATCGCTGGGCCGCCACGGGCACGTTCGCCGCGATCGGCGCAATCGCGAGCGCGCATCCCATTCCGAGGGTCACAACATACCGATTCGAGATCATGGCATTGGCCTCCCCTCATCCCGCTTGCCGCGCCGAAGCCGGCGTCTCGCGGGTCCGGCGAAGGCGGGAATCCCGAACCCCGAACAGGTCCTCATCTCAGCTTGACGGTCGCAATGGAAATCAGCGCGAGGATCAGCGAGACGATCCACAGCCGGATCACGACCTTCGTTTCGGCCAGCCCAGTATGCTGCATCTGATGGTGCAGCGGCGCCCGGTAGAACAGGCGCCGGCCCAGCCACTTGATGCCGACCTTGTCCTGCACCTGCGAGGTGACCGCTTCGGCGATGAACAGGCCGCCGAGAATCAGAAAGAGGGCTTCCTGCTTGACGACCACCGACAGGGTCGCCAGGCAGCCGCCGATGGCGAGCGAGCCGGCGTCTCCCATGAAGATCTGCGCCGGATAAGCGTTGTACCAGAGGAACCCGATCCCGGCGCCGGCAAATGCCGCACACACCACGATCAACTCGCCGGCTCCCGGCAGCAGCGGAAAGAACAGGTAGTGCGCCCAGATGGCATTCCCCATGATGTAGGCGAACACCCCGAGCGCCGACACCGCCAGCACGGACGGCACGATGGCCAGGCCGTCGAGTCCATCGGTGATGTTGACGGCGTTGCCGACCAGCACGACAAAGAAGAACGCGATGGGCAGGTAGACCCACAACGAGTTGAAGAGCGCCGCCTTCACAAACGGCACGTAGAACGCTCCGGCCTCCCTCGCGGGCAGCGGCGACCAGGGGCTGGCGAGAAACGCCACGAACAGTCCGGCGAACGCACCCTGCAGCAGCAGTTTCCGTCCCTCGCTCATCCCGCGATTGCCCGATCGCGCCCGCCACTTCGCCACGTCGTCGCTCAGGCCGATCAGCGCGAACCACACCATGCCGGCCAGCACGCTCCACACATAGCGGTTCGTCGGATCGCACCAGGCCAGCGACGCGGCCAGCACGCTGCCGACCATCACCGCCCCACCCATCACCGGTGTGCCGGCCTTGTCGAACGCCGACGGCACGCCCGTTTCGCGCACCTGATCGACGAGTCCCCGGCGGTGGAGGTACCAGATGAAGCGCGGCATGATGGCGAGCACCAGGACGAAGGCCGTCATGGAGGCGGCGATGGCGCGCACCGACAGGTAGTCGAGCAACCTCAGGATCGACCAGGCCCGGT comes from Acidobacteriota bacterium and encodes:
- the mraY gene encoding phospho-N-acetylmuramoyl-pentapeptide-transferase, which codes for MIHLLGHLLAGGYRAWSILRLLDYLSVRAIAASMTAFVLVLAIMPRFIWYLHRRGLVDQVRETGVPSAFDKAGTPVMGGAVMVGSVLAASLAWCDPTNRYVWSVLAGMVWFALIGLSDDVAKWRARSGNRGMSEGRKLLLQGAFAGLFVAFLASPWSPLPAREAGAFYVPFVKAALFNSLWVYLPIAFFFVVLVGNAVNITDGLDGLAIVPSVLAVSALGVFAYIMGNAIWAHYLFFPLLPGAGELIVVCAAFAGAGIGFLWYNAYPAQIFMGDAGSLAIGGCLATLSVVVKQEALFLILGGLFIAEAVTSQVQDKVGIKWLGRRLFYRAPLHHQMQHTGLAETKVVIRLWIVSLILALISIATVKLR